The DNA sequence TATTGACTTGAATTGTATGTCCATTGTCTACAATATTTTTAGAATGACTTGCATAGTGAGGATCTAGTGGAGGAAGGTTTGCATGAAGAGAATGTGTAATATTGATTGGAGATTGGTTTAGTCCCACACCACACTCTCTAAATTTTTTAGACAAGGTGCCCCACTTATCGGGTGTATTGTGTCCAGTATAGCCCCAGTGCATAGTTTCTGTTTTGGGCTCATTCGCAAAAGCAAATGTGGTTGTTAATGCTACGATAGCAGAAACACTTCGTAAGAGGTTTATATTTTTGTGCATATGTTAAATCCTTTATTGTTGATATGTCAAAAGTATAGTACAGCAAAGCTCAAAAAGCTCAAAAAAAATAATAAAATAAAAGATAAAAGCTTTTTTAATTATTAATTTTTGTATATAGTTTATATGCTAATCAATTTTTTAGTTTAAAATAAACAAGATAATTGACATATAATTTATATTTTAATCATGCTATTTGGTAATAGATGTAATTTTAGTAAATTATGAAGCTAAAAAAGTATTTTTCTACTTTGGAAGAGTTATGATAAATAAAATAATAACCCAAAAGGAGAATTAAAGTGTCAAAAATTTTATTGAGTGGATTAGCCTGTTTTGCATTACTGCAGGGTGCAGATAGTACTCAAGATATCCTTAAAAATGGAAAAGTGTATGGAAATATAAAATACTACTACATTCAGACAGATAAACAAAATAATACACCTCATAAAGATAGTTCTGCTAATGCAAATGCTATTGGGGGAACATTTGGAGTTCAAACGGGGAAATATTATGGGTTTAGCGGACAAGCAACATTCATGACAACAAACGGTTTTGGTTTAAGTGGTGCGGTAGATACATCTGTTTTAGGACGTGATAATGGTGTAAGATTAGACAGTGGTAATCCATCAGGTTCGATTGCACAAGACTCTTTTTCTGTATTGGGCGAAGAGTTTATTGGTTATAGTTATAAAAAATTTTATATTAATTATGGACGACAAATTTTAAAGACCCCTCTTGTTAATGCCAAGGAAGTGCGTATGTTGCCTTCATCTATGGAAGGTTTAAAAATAAGCTATCGCACAAAAGATGATCATCTGTCTTTTGGTGGCAAATATTTGACACATTTTAAACAGCGTACCTCTAGTCAGTTTATGAACATCATTGAACATGCATTAGGTACGCATACAGAGGAGGTAATAGGTGATGAAAAAGGTAGTATGTGTATTGCAAATATAAACTACAATAATCATAATCTATCTACTTCTATATATGACTATTATGCAGCAAATTTTATGAACTCATTGTTTGCAAATATATTGTATAAAGGTAATACAAATAGTTATGTTTATCATTTAGGATTAGAGGGAATTGTTCAAAAGAGTATTGGTAATGCAGATATAAATTTACAAAAATCTGATTCTATTACAGGAGGCAAGAAGATTAATGCGGCATCTATATCTGTAAAAAGTGATATCCAATATCATGAGAGTAAGTTTATGCTTGGTTATTCGCATATCTCAAGTGATGACTCGGCACATGACAGCCTGGTTTTACCTTGGGATGGTACACCACTTTATACTAATATGATTACTTCGAATGATCTATTTGTTTCAAATTATGGGAAAAGTCTAATTGCAGATAGTATTTATATAGGTGGAACACAGTCTTTTAAAATTGCGTATACACAAGGCTATGACTTTACAGGTAAAAAAGGTTTTAAATCAACTCTCTCTTATATGGTTGCAGATAATGATAGGTTTTTAAAAGGAAAACAAAAAGATTTTAATATTGTGTTGGCTTATCGGCACAATAAACACTTTTCTGTAGTACTTAAAGGCATATTTGTTACAAATAACACTTCTGCCGAAGAAGATGGTACCATCAAACAGCTTGATGATTTTCAACAATATCGTGTAATAGCTAACTATGTATTTTAAACAAGAGTACTAGAAATATCATGGTCAGTCTGATAAAAATACTATCAAGGACTGGCGATGAAGTATTTCATGGGGCTTTAAATGTTAAGGTATCTGTACAAAATGATCACTTCTTTCATTGTCTAAAATATTAATATTTTCACTCTCAATAAATTTATCTATTAGTACTTGAGCATATGGACTATCCATTGAAAGTCCATGCTCTGTATCTTTAAAGAAAAAAAGTTTACTATTTGTCAGATATTGTCGAGCTTGTTTAGACCAATATAGTGGCGTTTGATTGTCGTGTTCTGCTGAAAGTATTAGGGTTTTTATATTTGTCCTTACTGCTTGTTTTTCTATATTGTTTTTGGGGGATATATCAAATCTTAACTTAGCCATTTCCGATATAGGTACAGGAGATCCGCCCCTAAAAGTACTTAGCACACTTGTTACTTTTTGACTAAAACCAAAATTATAATATTGCTGATCTTCATCATGAATGAAGGCATATTCTTCATACAGTATGATAGCAAAAGACATGATGGTAGAGAAAGATTTTTCTCTTATTTCGCCTATCTCAAGATTGCCAGCAGTTCTAATAAAAGGATGGGTTCCATCTAGGATTTTGTCAAAATTAGGTTTTACATATTTCTCTGATACATTGTCTTCGTATGCATGAAAAGTAAGTGCTTTCAAAAAGGCTGCAGTAGAATCGTTACCTTTGACACTTTTTATTTTATCTATCACTGCGTCTAATTTTGTAGCAAAGTTTTCTCTAGGGTAATCTCTACTATATTTATCTTCCATGGTTTTTAATTTATCTAAAATGGCCTCTCTAGCCTGTGAAAGTCCATTTACCTCAATAGGAAATAAGCCATCCAGCGTTAGACTCTTTACTCTTGATGGAAAATCTCTTGCTATGGTGAGTGCCACCCTGGTTCCGTAGGATACCCCTAATAAATTTGCTTTTTTAATATTTTCTTTTTCTAAAACCTTGTCAATATCAATAGCAATATTTTTTGATGTATAGTCTTTAACATGGATATCTTTATTTAGATTTTAACACAGTTGTTAATATCTTCTGCACTGCTTGCGCCACCCCTACATTTAGGAAATGGAGTCGAAAATCCTGTACCTCTATAATCTATGGCTATTAAGTCGTGATTTTCTCTTAAAGAAGAATAAAAATCATGACTTAATATCTTGTCCATATCAATCACACTAGAACTTCCTGGTCCACCTGTTAGGTATACAATAGGTGCTTTTTTATTACTTGAGTTTTTAGCCGGCACTCTCGTATAATAAATATTAATTTTTCTATTATCGCCCATATCTGACGGATTGGCTTTAACTTCTAAATATTTACATTGGGCATTTGCCCGTTCCAAATTTGCCAGCCTGCAACCGGTACCGGTTTCACCACAAGCATTAAATAATACCACTGCAGAGATTAACATAATCCCATTAAACAATTTCATCTTAACTCCTATTTATTAATAGTGCATTATGCCAGTTTACTTATTAGGGCTTCATTGTGATGTAGCATCAATGCAGTTGACATGAACCTTAATATGCTTAAATGAGATTACTAAAGCACGACTAAAGTGCTTCGAAAGGAACTATTTTCTCCTCTTTACTCTCCATATCTTTAACCCATACTGTGCCATTTCTTAACTCATCTTCACCTATGAGAACAGTAAAGCGTGCATTGGACTTATCGGCTCCTTTCATATGGCTCTTAAAGCCTTTAGAGGTATACTCAACTGTTACTTTATTCTGAACCCTTTTGATATGAGCAAGCATAATAATCTTTTCAATCGCTTCGGGAACCATTGTGCCCATATAGTAGCCCTCTTTTGGAGGCTGTGGTATCTTGACTAAATCTATAATACGTTCAATACCAATAGCAAATCCTACCGCAGGAGTTGGTTTGCCATCAAGGAATTCCACCAGTTTGTCGTAGCGACCTCCTCCAGCAATGGCAGACTGTGCACCAATTTCATTACTGACAAACTCAAAAGCAGTCTTGTTGTAGTAGTCTAGACCACGTACAAGATTAGTATCTACTGTATAAGTGATGCCCGCTTCATTGAGTAGCTTTGCCAGTTTTTTAAAATCTGTATCACAATTCTTGCAGAGACTATCAATAAGTTTAGGTGATACACTTAGGAGTGATTGGCATTTCTCATTTTTACAGTCAAGTACACGGATGGGGTTGGTTCCAATACGACGATTACAGTCTTCACACAGATCAGATTTGATGCCCGTGAGGAAACCGACAAGGTTCTCACGGTAGGGCGGCATACACTCAGGACATCCCAGTGAGTTGATTAGCAGGTTAAATTCGATGCCAAGCTCTTTGAATATCTGACTGATCATCATAATAAGTGTAAAATCCTCATAGACTGAAGCCTCCCCAAAACTCTCACATCCAAACTGATGGAATTCTCGAAGTCTTCCTTTCTGTGGACGCTCGTATCGGAACATTGGACCGTAGTAATAGAATTTTTGTTTCATTGGCTGACGATCAAGTTTAGTGGAGACAAAAGTACGTACTACACCAGCTGTTCCTTCGGGTCGCATACAGACATCATTGTTTCCTTTATCCTCAAACTGATACATCTCTTTGGTGACAATATCAGAGCTATCCCCTACTGAACGTTTAAAAAGAGCAGTCTCTTCAAGGATGGGGGTTTCAATGTAGTTGTATCCATACCGTTTGGCAATTTTGATAGCTGTAGTAATAATATATACGAAGCGCTGAGCATCATCAAACATTAGGTCTTTCATGCCGCGTAGTGGTTTGATCATACTGATCCTTTGTATAGAAAGTATTCCTCTTCATGCTAAATATGACTGGAGGATTTTGCTTTGGTATAAAAGTATAAAATTATATCTTCAAATAGGTTAGTATGGCTTGATGTATCGTCTCAATACTCTCTGTTGCATCGATAAAGAGATGAGGAATACCTAGTTTGATAACACTCTCTTTCATATAATCTTGAACACGTAGTAGATATTTGAGTCCACGTAATTCGATACCGTCAAGCTCCTTTTGAGAGGTGCGTGCTTTCAGGGTCTCCATATCTATTAAAAAGAGGATAATGCAGTCAGGAAAGTCTCCTTTGAGTGCAAAACGATTGAGTGCTATGAGTTCATCAAGATCAAAATTACCATTTGCTAAAGCATATCCAATACCAGAGATGAACCCTCTGTCTGAAATAATGAGCTTCTGTTTGTTGGGCTCGATAATCTTCTTATGGTGCTCAGCACGATCTGCAAGGAAGAGTAATATTTCGGCATGCTTGGAACAGATAGAGTCACTAAGTAACATCTCTCTTGCTTTTTTCCCAAAATTGGTTGCTCCAGGTTCAAAAGTAGTAACAATCTCTGGGTGCACTTGTTTGAGAAGTTCAATCTGTGTACTTTTCCCACAGGTGTCAATACCTTCGAAGAGAATATACATTACTTTCTAATGTTCCCGATGATGCGATGTGCCTCAGGATGTAGTAAGTGATCAACTTTACCACCATAGGCAAGAATGGTACGTACTACAGAAGAGCTAACAAAAGCATGTTGAAGGTTTGGCATAAGGTAGATAGTCTCAAGATCGGGCTTAAGTGAAGCATTGGCATAGCCCATCTGTAGCTCATACTCAAAATCACTGATTGCACGTAGTCCTCTGACAATAATGTTGGCACCAAGGTCTTCAGCAAGATTAACCAATAATTTGTCAAAGCCAA is a window from the Sulfurovum sp. genome containing:
- the tmk gene encoding dTMP kinase, yielding MYILFEGIDTCGKSTQIELLKQVHPEIVTTFEPGATNFGKKAREMLLSDSICSKHAEILLFLADRAEHHKKIIEPNKQKLIISDRGFISGIGYALANGNFDLDELIALNRFALKGDFPDCIILFLIDMETLKARTSQKELDGIELRGLKYLLRVQDYMKESVIKLGIPHLFIDATESIETIHQAILTYLKI
- the coaD gene encoding pantetheine-phosphate adenylyltransferase, whose translation is MRTAIYPGTFDPITNGHLDIITRACKMFDRIIVAVAASKAKEPMFTLEQRIQMVQVTTKEFSKIEVVGFDKLLVNLAEDLGANIIVRGLRAISDFEYELQMGYANASLKPDLETIYLMPNLQHAFVSSSVVRTILAYGGKVDHLLHPEAHRIIGNIRK
- the hisS gene encoding histidine--tRNA ligase gives rise to the protein MIKPLRGMKDLMFDDAQRFVYIITTAIKIAKRYGYNYIETPILEETALFKRSVGDSSDIVTKEMYQFEDKGNNDVCMRPEGTAGVVRTFVSTKLDRQPMKQKFYYYGPMFRYERPQKGRLREFHQFGCESFGEASVYEDFTLIMMISQIFKELGIEFNLLINSLGCPECMPPYRENLVGFLTGIKSDLCEDCNRRIGTNPIRVLDCKNEKCQSLLSVSPKLIDSLCKNCDTDFKKLAKLLNEAGITYTVDTNLVRGLDYYNKTAFEFVSNEIGAQSAIAGGGRYDKLVEFLDGKPTPAVGFAIGIERIIDLVKIPQPPKEGYYMGTMVPEAIEKIIMLAHIKRVQNKVTVEYTSKGFKSHMKGADKSNARFTVLIGEDELRNGTVWVKDMESKEEKIVPFEAL
- a CDS encoding alpha/beta hydrolase, with product MKLFNGIMLISAVVLFNACGETGTGCRLANLERANAQCKYLEVKANPSDMGDNRKINIYYTRVPAKNSSNKKAPIVYLTGGPGSSSVIDMDKILSHDFYSSLRENHDLIAIDYRGTGFSTPFPKCRGGASSAEDINNCVKI
- a CDS encoding alpha/beta hydrolase, translating into MHVKDYTSKNIAIDIDKVLEKENIKKANLLGVSYGTRVALTIARDFPSRVKSLTLDGLFPIEVNGLSQAREAILDKLKTMEDKYSRDYPRENFATKLDAVIDKIKSVKGNDSTAAFLKALTFHAYEDNVSEKYVKPNFDKILDGTHPFIRTAGNLEIGEIREKSFSTIMSFAIILYEEYAFIHDEDQQYYNFGFSQKVTSVLSTFRGGSPVPISEMAKLRFDISPKNNIEKQAVRTNIKTLILSAEHDNQTPLYWSKQARQYLTNSKLFFFKDTEHGLSMDSPYAQVLIDKFIESENINILDNERSDHFVQIP
- a CDS encoding OprD family porin encodes the protein MSKILLSGLACFALLQGADSTQDILKNGKVYGNIKYYYIQTDKQNNTPHKDSSANANAIGGTFGVQTGKYYGFSGQATFMTTNGFGLSGAVDTSVLGRDNGVRLDSGNPSGSIAQDSFSVLGEEFIGYSYKKFYINYGRQILKTPLVNAKEVRMLPSSMEGLKISYRTKDDHLSFGGKYLTHFKQRTSSQFMNIIEHALGTHTEEVIGDEKGSMCIANINYNNHNLSTSIYDYYAANFMNSLFANILYKGNTNSYVYHLGLEGIVQKSIGNADINLQKSDSITGGKKINAASISVKSDIQYHESKFMLGYSHISSDDSAHDSLVLPWDGTPLYTNMITSNDLFVSNYGKSLIADSIYIGGTQSFKIAYTQGYDFTGKKGFKSTLSYMVADNDRFLKGKQKDFNIVLAYRHNKHFSVVLKGIFVTNNTSAEEDGTIKQLDDFQQYRVIANYVF